GTAGTGACCGAAGCCGAGGGGGACCCGGAAACCCAGGTGATGATCATCACCGGCGCGGGCAATAGCTGGTGCGCGGGCATGGACCTCAAGGAGTTCTTCCGCGAGGGCGACCAGAACCCGGAGTTCCAGCGGCAGGTAGGCTGGGCCAGCCAGGAGTGGCGCTGGCGCAAGCTCTTCACCTTCCCCAAGCCCACCATCGCCATGGTCAACGGCTACTGCTTCGGCGGCGCCTTCAGCCCCATGATCGCCTGTGACTTCGCCATCGCCGCCGAGGACGCCGTCTTCGGGTTGTCCGAGGTCAACTGGGGCATCCTGCCCGGCGGCCTCGTGAGCCGTGTCGTCACCGACGTGTTGAGCCTGCGCGACGGCCTGTACCACGCCATGACCGGCGACCCGTTCGACGGCAGGAAGGCCGCGGAGATGCGGCTGGTCAACTACGCGGTGCCGGCCGACCAGCTCCGGGACGAGACCGTAAAGCTGGCCAGGAAGCTCATGGAGAAGAACCCCTGGGCGTTGCGGGCCACCAAGCAGGCCTACAAGCTCGTGCGCGGCATGGACTACTCCCAGGCCGAGGACTATCTGGCCGCCAAGGGCGCGCAGATCAAGCTGCAGGACCGGGAGGACGGCTACGGCCAAGGTATCAAGCAGTTCATCGACGACAAGACCTACAAGCCGGGGTTCGGTCCCATGGACCGCGTGAACAAGGGTTCCTGACGCCGCGGGTTCGTGCGCGCCTTGACTCCCGCAACCCGACTGCATAGAGTTGGCGAAATCTCAATCACTTGAACGTTTCAAGGAGGTATACGTTTAATGGCAACGAAAGAGTACAAGACAGTTTTGGTGGAGAAGGAGGACGGGCTCACTTGGGTCATCCTCAACCGTCCGGAGAAGCGCAACGCCATGAGCCCGCAGCTCCATTTCGACATGTACGACGCGGTGACCGAGTGCGAGGGAGATCCGGAGACACAGGTCATGGTCATCACCGGCGCGGGCAATAGCTGGTGCGCCGGCCAGGACCTGAAGGAGTACTTCCGCGAGGGCGACAAGAACCCGGCGATGCGCCGCCATGCGAGCTGGTGCAGCCAGGAGTGGCGCTGGCGCAAGCTCTTCACCTTCTCCAAGCCCACCATCGCCATGGTCAACGGCTACTGCTTCGGCGGCGCCTTCACCCCGCTGGTGGCCTGTGACTTCGCCATCGCCGCGGATGACGCCGTCTTCGGGCTGTCCGAGGTGAACTGGGGCATCCTCCCCGGCGGCCTCGTGAGCCGGGTGGTCACGGACATGCTGTCGCTGCGCGACGGCCTCTACCACGCCATGACCGGCGATCCCTTCGACGGCAAGAAGGCCGCGGAGATGCGCCTCGTCAACTACTCGGTGCCGGCGGACCAGCTCCGGGACGAGACCGTGAAGCTGGCCAAGAAGCTCATGGAGAAGAACCCCTGGGCGCTGCGCGCCACCAAGCAGGCCTACAAGCTCGTGCGCAACATGGACTACTCCCAGGCCGAGGACTATCTCGCCGCCAAGGGCGCGCAGATCAAGCTGCAGGACCGGGAGGGCGGTTACGACCAGGGCATCAAGCAGTTCATCGACGACAAGACCTACAAGCCCGGGTTCGGTCCCATGGCGCGGGTCAACAAGGCTTCCTAGCCGGCAAGACGGCAGGTGTGACAGTCATGAGGGCGGGGCATCGGTCCGGCGGCGCCCGGACCGATGCCCCCAAGAGCCGGAAGACGGCATTCACAGACTCAAGGAGGGAGCAAGCGATGAAGTCAACCTTACACGTGCTTTCCACGTGCGCCGTGCTGGTGCTCGCACTGTTGCT
Above is a genomic segment from Deltaproteobacteria bacterium containing:
- a CDS encoding p-hydroxycinnamoyl CoA hydratase/lyase; the protein is MATKEYKTVLVEKEDGMTWVILNRPEKRNAMNPQLHFDMYDVVTEAEGDPETQVMIITGAGNSWCAGMDLKEFFREGDQNPEFQRQVGWASQEWRWRKLFTFPKPTIAMVNGYCFGGAFSPMIACDFAIAAEDAVFGLSEVNWGILPGGLVSRVVTDVLSLRDGLYHAMTGDPFDGRKAAEMRLVNYAVPADQLRDETVKLARKLMEKNPWALRATKQAYKLVRGMDYSQAEDYLAAKGAQIKLQDREDGYGQGIKQFIDDKTYKPGFGPMDRVNKGS
- a CDS encoding p-hydroxycinnamoyl CoA hydratase/lyase; translation: MATKEYKTVLVEKEDGLTWVILNRPEKRNAMSPQLHFDMYDAVTECEGDPETQVMVITGAGNSWCAGQDLKEYFREGDKNPAMRRHASWCSQEWRWRKLFTFSKPTIAMVNGYCFGGAFTPLVACDFAIAADDAVFGLSEVNWGILPGGLVSRVVTDMLSLRDGLYHAMTGDPFDGKKAAEMRLVNYSVPADQLRDETVKLAKKLMEKNPWALRATKQAYKLVRNMDYSQAEDYLAAKGAQIKLQDREGGYDQGIKQFIDDKTYKPGFGPMARVNKAS